A single region of the Prochlorococcus marinus str. MIT 0917 genome encodes:
- the chlG gene encoding chlorophyll synthase ChlG: MSDARQLLGIKGGSETTNIWKLRLQLMKPITWIPLLWGVICGAAASGNYHWELSNILASISCMFMSGPLLTGYTQTINDYFDREIDAINEPNRPIPSGAISLFQVKCQIWVLLIAGLGVAYLLDLWAHHTIPSVLLLALGGSFVSFIYSAPPLKLKQNGWLGNYALGASYIALPWWAGQALFGHLTWTTALLTLAYSLSGLGIAVINDFKSVEGDKSLGLESLPVVFGIKNASRISAGMIDIFQLAMVVVLIAIGQHFASVILVLLIIPQITFQDIWLLRDPLKFDVKYQASAQPFLILGMLVTAIAIGHSSLISL, encoded by the coding sequence GTGAGCGATGCTAGGCAACTCCTTGGGATAAAAGGAGGTTCTGAAACAACAAACATTTGGAAGCTTCGTTTGCAATTAATGAAGCCCATCACATGGATTCCTTTGTTATGGGGAGTCATATGTGGAGCAGCTGCCAGTGGTAATTATCACTGGGAACTAAGCAACATTCTTGCTTCTATAAGTTGCATGTTTATGAGCGGGCCACTCTTAACTGGATATACCCAAACAATAAATGATTACTTTGATAGAGAAATTGATGCAATAAATGAACCTAATCGACCAATACCTTCAGGAGCAATTTCACTTTTCCAAGTAAAGTGTCAAATTTGGGTTTTATTAATTGCCGGTCTTGGAGTTGCCTATTTATTAGATTTGTGGGCACATCACACAATTCCTTCCGTCCTTCTTTTGGCATTGGGAGGTTCATTTGTAAGTTTTATTTACTCAGCACCACCTTTAAAACTCAAACAAAATGGCTGGCTTGGGAATTATGCACTTGGTGCAAGCTATATAGCTCTTCCCTGGTGGGCTGGACAGGCTCTATTTGGACATTTAACGTGGACAACTGCTCTCCTTACTCTTGCCTATAGCTTGTCAGGCTTAGGAATTGCCGTAATAAATGATTTTAAAAGCGTGGAAGGGGATAAAAGCCTTGGACTTGAATCACTTCCTGTTGTTTTTGGTATTAAAAATGCAAGTCGTATCAGCGCAGGAATGATAGATATCTTTCAGCTGGCGATGGTAGTAGTTTTAATAGCGATAGGACAACATTTTGCATCTGTCATTCTGGTTTTGCTAATAATTCCTCAAATCACATTTCAAGACATATGGCTATTACGTGATCCATTAAAATTTGATGTTAAATACCAAGCGAGTGCACAACCATTTCTAATTTTAGGAATGCTTGTGACTGCAATAGCCATAGGACATAGTTCATTAATTAGTTTATAA
- the ubiE gene encoding bifunctional demethylmenaquinone methyltransferase/2-methoxy-6-polyprenyl-1,4-benzoquinol methylase UbiE → MRPGNTKAIEEMFNSISSKYDFLNDIFSFGLHRFWKSRLLDILNPISGEKWIDICCGTGDMSILLARYMKNSENIIGIDSASQSLLIARERSKQNYSSIEWINGDALEINLASHQFDGLLMAYGLRNLSNYNLGLREAFRILKPGGRAGILDFRSFEGFSIQGLFQKIYLSFYVVPIASLFGLGKEYSYIKKSLVNFPSGEKQIHLALSAGFKKAKYKTLAMGQMGILLLEA, encoded by the coding sequence ATGAGGCCTGGTAATACTAAAGCTATAGAGGAAATGTTTAATTCAATTTCTTCAAAATATGATTTTTTAAATGATATATTTAGCTTCGGATTGCATAGATTTTGGAAAAGTCGATTGTTGGATATTCTTAATCCAATTTCGGGAGAAAAATGGATAGACATTTGTTGTGGAACTGGAGATATGTCAATACTTTTGGCTAGATATATGAAGAATTCTGAAAATATTATCGGGATAGATTCAGCTTCTCAATCATTATTAATTGCGAGAGAAAGATCTAAGCAAAATTATTCTTCAATTGAGTGGATAAATGGTGATGCTCTAGAGATAAATCTAGCATCACATCAATTCGATGGACTTTTAATGGCCTATGGCTTAAGAAATCTTTCCAATTATAATCTAGGACTTAGAGAGGCTTTTAGAATTTTGAAACCAGGAGGAAGAGCAGGGATACTGGATTTTAGATCTTTTGAAGGATTTTCAATACAAGGGTTATTCCAGAAAATTTATTTAAGTTTTTATGTGGTTCCAATTGCATCTCTTTTCGGTTTAGGAAAAGAATATTCATATATAAAAAAAAGCTTAGTTAATTTTCCTTCAGGTGAAAAACAAATTCATTTGGCACTTTCTGCGGGCTTCAAAAAAGCAAAATACAAAACATTAGCAATGGGACAAATGGGGATTTTATTACTTGAAGCCTGA
- a CDS encoding DUF721 domain-containing protein: MILEDLKHKTKARREQSIYACLEEIKSSWEGNVGGLIHDWIEIAGEQLALNCTPLNIHNKVLTIGASHPQWRQALQYNRLELIESLKSYGYQIKEIRIRQHYPHDLVTGQSEKEIWENHPSRTDKNGIANCPFCKVPSPKGEVKLWGKCSFCRRKELTIN, from the coding sequence TTGATTTTAGAAGATTTAAAGCATAAAACAAAAGCAAGAAGAGAGCAGTCAATTTATGCATGCTTGGAAGAAATCAAGTCTTCGTGGGAAGGTAACGTCGGTGGACTTATTCATGATTGGATAGAAATAGCTGGGGAGCAACTCGCATTGAATTGCACACCACTTAACATTCACAATAAAGTTTTAACGATTGGAGCAAGTCATCCGCAGTGGAGACAGGCGCTACAATACAACCGTTTAGAATTAATTGAATCTTTAAAATCATATGGATATCAAATAAAAGAGATTCGCATTAGACAACATTATCCTCATGATTTAGTTACTGGACAAAGTGAAAAAGAAATATGGGAAAATCATCCAAGTAGAACTGATAAAAATGGAATCGCAAATTGTCCTTTTTGCAAAGTGCCTTCTCCCAAGGGAGAAGTTAAATTGTGGGGTAAATGCAGTTTTTGTAGAAGAAAAGAATTGACAATAAATTGA
- a CDS encoding biotin--[acetyl-CoA-carboxylase] ligase has protein sequence MNNQKSDRGVGMIYRYHKLNHPSPRSWRLMLKPICASTEIELSNWIAEKPVKQSQPIAIFSSCQRFAQGQAGRIWHAPKGGVWVSAAIKRDCRCENNSQLYGLAVALALVERIERIGVNVKIKWPNDLLVEGQKLAGILPRLFFRGGELRLLRVGVGLNVSNNVPKEGISLKKIIVEKTMNINFWSSEVLFAIERSLDFLDNQKFLLIQVEQRLWSRKYIEKETGYHWDIKGLDSSGRLILRKEDKEKVLSAYI, from the coding sequence ATGAATAATCAAAAATCTGATAGAGGGGTTGGGATGATTTATAGATATCACAAATTAAATCATCCATCTCCTAGATCTTGGAGATTAATGCTTAAACCTATTTGTGCTAGTACAGAAATAGAGCTATCAAATTGGATTGCAGAGAAACCAGTAAAACAAAGTCAACCAATAGCTATATTTTCTTCTTGCCAAAGATTTGCTCAAGGACAAGCTGGTCGAATTTGGCATGCACCAAAAGGAGGGGTTTGGGTTAGTGCAGCTATTAAGAGAGACTGTAGGTGTGAAAATAATTCTCAGCTTTACGGGTTAGCGGTAGCATTAGCATTGGTTGAAAGAATTGAACGGATAGGAGTTAATGTCAAAATAAAATGGCCAAATGATCTATTGGTTGAAGGTCAAAAACTAGCTGGAATCTTACCTAGATTATTTTTTAGAGGAGGAGAGCTTAGATTACTAAGAGTTGGAGTAGGCTTAAACGTTTCAAATAATGTTCCTAAAGAGGGGATTTCACTAAAAAAAATTATTGTAGAAAAAACGATGAATATAAATTTTTGGTCATCAGAAGTTTTATTTGCAATAGAAAGATCTTTGGATTTTCTAGATAACCAAAAATTTCTGCTCATTCAGGTCGAACAAAGATTATGGTCAAGAAAATACATTGAAAAAGAAACTGGATATCATTGGGATATAAAAGGTCTTGACTCAAGCGGAAGATTAATTCTTCGTAAAGAAGATAAAGAGAAAGTATTGTCTGCTTACATCTGA
- the hisF gene encoding imidazole glycerol phosphate synthase subunit HisF, with translation MVALRLIPCLDVSNGRVVKGVNFVGLRDAGDPVELGCRYSKAGADELVFLDITATHEKRSTLVDMVRRTSEAVTIPFTVGGGISSINGINELLRAGADKVSLNSSAVKNPSLISQGANRFGSQCIVVAIDAKKNKNIPNKWDVYVSGGRNNTGLDAIEWAEKVFELGAGEILLTSMDGDGTQNGYDIELTKSISEKVPIPVIASGGAGCLRHIKEAFTLGKSSAALLASLLHDGQLTISEIKEYLIKENLPIRPIE, from the coding sequence ATGGTTGCTTTAAGATTGATCCCTTGTCTTGATGTTTCAAATGGACGAGTAGTAAAGGGCGTTAACTTTGTTGGCTTGCGTGATGCAGGTGATCCAGTTGAGCTGGGATGTAGATACAGTAAGGCTGGAGCTGATGAATTGGTCTTTCTAGACATAACAGCCACTCACGAGAAAAGATCAACTTTGGTTGATATGGTTAGACGAACATCCGAGGCAGTAACTATTCCTTTCACTGTTGGAGGTGGTATAAGTTCTATTAATGGAATAAATGAATTATTACGAGCAGGAGCTGACAAAGTAAGTTTAAATTCCAGTGCTGTTAAAAACCCTTCGTTGATTTCTCAAGGAGCTAATCGTTTTGGATCTCAATGTATTGTGGTCGCAATAGATGCAAAAAAGAACAAAAATATTCCCAATAAGTGGGACGTTTATGTGAGTGGTGGACGTAATAATACTGGTTTGGATGCGATTGAATGGGCAGAAAAAGTATTTGAGCTAGGAGCAGGAGAAATCCTATTAACTTCCATGGACGGTGACGGAACTCAAAATGGGTATGACATAGAACTGACTAAATCTATTTCTGAAAAGGTTCCAATTCCAGTAATAGCTTCAGGAGGAGCTGGTTGCTTGAGACACATTAAAGAGGCTTTTACTCTTGGGAAGTCTTCAGCTGCTCTCTTGGCATCCCTTTTGCATGATGGACAATTAACTATCAGCGAAATAAAAGAATATTTAATTAAGGAAAATTTACCTATCAGACCAATTGAATGA
- a CDS encoding ABC transporter ATP-binding protein, producing the protein MVNQLKSLKKSVARLTNVNKFYGEGSVKVKALDELNLEVFQGDYLAVMGASGSGKSTAMNILGCLDRPTNGTYELNGTAVEKLDDDLLADIRNKELGFVFQQFHLLQEVSALENVMLPMIYACVPSLEREQRAEEALNRVGLGNRMTNLPNQLSGGQQQRVAIARAIINQPSLLLADEPTGALDSKTTEDVLNLFDQLHSQGITIVLVTHEDNVAQRAKKIARFRDGKVTEITHN; encoded by the coding sequence TTGGTTAACCAATTAAAATCATTGAAGAAATCTGTAGCTCGTTTAACGAATGTAAATAAATTTTATGGAGAAGGCTCTGTCAAAGTCAAAGCTCTTGACGAACTAAATCTTGAGGTTTTCCAGGGCGATTACCTTGCAGTTATGGGTGCAAGTGGATCTGGTAAAAGTACTGCAATGAATATACTTGGATGCCTTGATCGTCCTACCAACGGGACTTATGAATTAAATGGAACTGCAGTAGAAAAACTTGATGATGACTTGCTAGCTGATATAAGAAACAAAGAACTTGGTTTTGTTTTTCAGCAATTTCATCTACTTCAAGAAGTTTCAGCACTTGAGAATGTAATGCTTCCAATGATTTATGCCTGTGTCCCATCACTAGAAAGGGAGCAGCGTGCTGAAGAGGCTCTCAATCGAGTAGGTCTAGGGAACAGGATGACCAATCTGCCTAATCAATTATCAGGAGGACAACAACAAAGAGTTGCCATAGCAAGGGCAATAATCAATCAACCATCTCTGTTATTAGCAGACGAACCAACTGGTGCGCTTGATTCCAAAACAACTGAAGATGTTTTAAATCTTTTTGACCAACTTCATAGTCAAGGAATAACGATTGTCTTAGTTACTCATGAAGACAACGTTGCTCAAAGAGCCAAAAAAATAGCAAGATTTAGAGATGGCAAGGTGACAGAAATTACTCATAATTAA
- a CDS encoding 16S rRNA (cytosine(967)-C(5))-methyltransferase, which produces MSEELSSIKGLDARKAAWEVIQAVGGGAFADVALERIFNLYSFKSLDKALITELSYGAIRQRYFLDCWIDSLGKVPANKQPPLLRWLLHLGLYQILKMKRIPPAAAINTTVELAKTHHLKKLAPVVNGILRSALRRKEKGLLLPISNNPSLELAKNESLPIWLAKELISWKGVEHAKQIAKAFNSVSPIDIRVNKLRADLKDVKELFDSCGIQNQVIPNCPSGLEVRAGGGEPRKWPGYEEGKWSVQDRSSQLIAPSLGPLPGENILDACAAPGGKSTHIAELMNNEGKIWSVDRSSRRSKKIFANSERLGTNCLHLLVADSNELLVKYPEWKNFFDRILIDAPCSGLGTLARHPDARWRMNRDNIQQLVLLQSQLLNSLAPLLKNGGTLVYSTCTIHPEENFNQIKNFLQLKSEFLLEYEKQIWPGQEGNGDGFYIAVLNKLKNQSKDIGF; this is translated from the coding sequence TTGAGTGAAGAACTGTCATCCATAAAAGGCTTAGATGCCCGAAAAGCTGCTTGGGAGGTTATCCAAGCAGTGGGTGGAGGAGCATTCGCAGATGTGGCTTTGGAAAGGATTTTTAATCTCTATTCTTTTAAATCATTAGATAAAGCCCTGATAACTGAACTTTCTTATGGAGCAATTCGCCAAAGATATTTCTTAGATTGTTGGATTGATTCTTTAGGGAAAGTACCGGCAAACAAACAACCTCCTTTATTGAGATGGTTATTACATCTTGGGCTTTATCAAATTTTGAAAATGAAGCGGATTCCTCCTGCTGCTGCAATCAACACAACTGTCGAGCTTGCGAAAACCCATCATTTAAAAAAGCTTGCACCTGTTGTTAATGGGATCTTGCGATCTGCTCTTAGAAGAAAAGAGAAAGGTCTTTTGCTACCTATATCAAATAATCCGAGTTTGGAATTGGCAAAAAACGAGTCTCTTCCTATTTGGTTGGCAAAGGAATTGATTTCTTGGAAGGGAGTCGAACATGCTAAGCAGATTGCTAAAGCATTCAACAGTGTTAGTCCTATTGATATAAGAGTAAATAAATTGCGTGCAGATTTAAAAGATGTAAAAGAACTTTTTGATTCCTGTGGTATTCAAAATCAAGTAATCCCAAACTGTCCTTCCGGATTGGAAGTACGAGCTGGTGGAGGTGAACCTAGGAAATGGCCTGGTTATGAAGAAGGTAAATGGAGTGTTCAAGATAGATCTTCTCAGCTAATTGCCCCATCATTAGGTCCTTTGCCTGGAGAAAATATCCTTGATGCTTGTGCTGCACCAGGTGGTAAATCAACACATATTGCTGAATTAATGAATAATGAGGGCAAGATTTGGTCGGTTGATCGATCATCCAGAAGATCTAAAAAAATCTTCGCTAACTCAGAGAGGTTAGGGACTAACTGTTTGCATCTATTGGTCGCAGATTCCAATGAGTTATTAGTCAAATATCCAGAATGGAAAAATTTTTTTGATCGAATATTAATAGATGCACCATGCTCAGGATTGGGTACTCTTGCTCGCCACCCTGATGCAAGATGGAGGATGAATAGGGATAATATCCAGCAGCTTGTTTTACTTCAAAGTCAGCTACTCAATTCGTTAGCCCCTTTATTGAAAAATGGAGGCACACTGGTTTATTCCACTTGTACAATTCATCCTGAAGAAAATTTTAATCAGATAAAAAATTTTCTTCAATTAAAATCCGAGTTTTTATTGGAATATGAAAAACAAATATGGCCTGGTCAGGAAGGTAATGGAGATGGTTTTTATATTGCTGTTTTAAATAAATTAAAAAATCAATCAAAGGATATAGGGTTTTAA
- a CDS encoding PspA/IM30 family protein, whose amino-acid sequence MGLLDRLSRLIRANINAFVSDAEDPAKILDQSVADMQEDLVKLRQAVAMAIASQKRLENQADQAKDQIKNWLSRAELALKKGEDELAREALSRKKTFQETFESLSTQFQTQNGQVERLKKSLLLLERKIAEARTKKDMLKARSQAAKAQQQIQSAVGDLGSKSAMAAFERMEDKVEALEASGQAALELAGEDIESKFAALEGGEDIEKELEVLRTQLKSGVEAIALPPSDLDMNEVKKVEIQEVEVELEEMKKSMDNS is encoded by the coding sequence ATGGGATTATTAGATAGGTTAAGTCGCTTGATAAGGGCAAATATAAATGCTTTTGTCAGTGATGCAGAAGATCCAGCAAAAATACTTGATCAGTCTGTTGCTGATATGCAAGAAGACTTGGTTAAGCTGCGTCAAGCAGTCGCTATGGCTATTGCAAGTCAAAAAAGATTAGAGAATCAGGCTGATCAAGCGAAAGATCAAATTAAAAATTGGTTATCAAGAGCTGAATTAGCCTTAAAAAAAGGAGAGGATGAACTCGCTAGAGAAGCATTGAGTAGAAAAAAAACTTTTCAAGAAACTTTTGAATCTTTATCGACTCAATTTCAAACACAAAATGGTCAAGTTGAAAGACTAAAGAAAAGCCTTTTGTTATTAGAGAGAAAGATTGCGGAGGCTCGAACTAAAAAAGATATGCTTAAAGCAAGGTCTCAGGCAGCTAAAGCTCAGCAACAAATTCAAAGTGCAGTTGGTGATTTAGGTAGTAAGTCTGCTATGGCTGCTTTTGAAAGAATGGAAGATAAAGTAGAGGCATTGGAAGCTTCTGGGCAAGCAGCATTAGAGTTGGCTGGAGAAGATATAGAAAGCAAGTTCGCAGCATTAGAAGGAGGTGAGGATATAGAGAAAGAATTAGAGGTATTGAGGACTCAATTGAAATCAGGGGTTGAGGCAATAGCTTTGCCTCCTTCTGATTTAGATATGAATGAAGTAAAGAAAGTAGAAATCCAAGAAGTTGAAGTTGAATTAGAGGAGATGAAAAAGTCAATGGATAATTCTTGA
- a CDS encoding DUF2862 domain-containing protein — MPKLKHFDAMAKPTSLARIGSKIKINIERVRDRIPSYLINQLSEDPRGTVIDYKMTDGIGGIGVVIKMNDGSKHWFFEDEVS; from the coding sequence TTGCCCAAACTTAAGCATTTTGATGCCATGGCTAAGCCAACCTCCCTTGCAAGGATAGGTTCAAAAATTAAGATCAATATTGAACGTGTAAGAGATCGCATACCTTCTTATTTGATCAACCAACTATCTGAGGATCCAAGAGGCACTGTAATCGATTACAAGATGACTGATGGTATTGGTGGCATTGGTGTGGTAATTAAAATGAATGATGGAAGCAAACATTGGTTCTTCGAAGATGAAGTTTCTTAA